In the genome of Arachis hypogaea cultivar Tifrunner chromosome 9, arahy.Tifrunner.gnm2.J5K5, whole genome shotgun sequence, the window GTGAGGAAGTTCAAAGGAGAGGGAATGCCACTACATGTGAGCACAAAGAAAGGAAATCTTTATGTCACATTTGAGGTTCTATTCCCCACATCATTAACGGAGGAGCAGAAAACAAACATAAAAGCAATTCTTGGTTAAAATACAGGATGATTCTTGTTATCCCATCCTTAATGGTCCTTTTTAATGTAACATGATTAGGTAGTAAATGTAACAGACTTGGGCTTCTTGCCCACTGGCCCCCACCTACCCCCCTCCTCCCCTCTTTTTGGTTAGCAAAGAAATAGGTAATTTTTTCCTTAGATATTGAGGAGCACGCTATTGTCATTGTTGCCTAGTAATTCTGGTGGCAGTGCAATCTTGGCGTGCTATTTCTTTTTGGTTAAGATACCATTGATATATTAACACCGGCTGAAAAGACATGATTACATTAGCTTTGTGCTATTTAAATCATTACATGAGGCAAATAGATAGATAGTTCATATTCAATTATTGTTGCTCGTATGCAAGTCATGCTTGATCACTGACATAAATTACAATGTGTAATGCATTGCCAAGGACTTTAttgtgttttgtttttctttctgtttgttaTTTAATAAATACATGTATGTTCATATGATTAGGAATAGCTTATTTTGATTAAATACTTTTCTCCAGAAAGTTCATGCGATTCAAAACTGAATTCCGTTCAAGATCTATTGCCACAAAGCTCAGGTACTTTGGCTGCAACCTGCAACCAACTTGACTAGTAAAAACCATAGCATAGTGACTATTAACAGTGAGCACCACAAACGCTGCCACTAATATTTATGCTTTATTAAAAGTAAACGCAATTCTCGACTTgtctttgcttttattttatctatttattttgaatttagtcATATCCAATGAGCAGTATTGGCTACATATCATTAACGGGCGTCCTTTCCTTTTGATAATCATGATAACTAATGGCGAATTAAATCCTACTTTAATCGCTGAAATTGATGAGTTGCATAAATTAAGCCCCTAACTTTTCAATGATTATAATTTGGTTTTCTAGATGTAAAAAAGTGTACCAATATAGTCTATTGCATACTGTCCGTCACCAAAGTTCAATATCATTGATGATATGGTTTAAGTCTTATCATGCTGGACATATTAAAATAACGTGGTATGTGTTGTGGTGTTAAAAAAGGCATTAAATAACATCATTTAAGAGTTTGAACAATCATAAAACATTACACCTCTCCTTTTTTATCACttcgttttctctttttttatcattGGGTACCCAACCCATTGTGGGTAGGGTAAGGTGCGGTGCGAATTTGCTTGTGGATAGAATAGGGTAGAGTATAAGTTGGGTGTTGGTTCAGGGTATATCCTATCCTATCATACTTGCACccctaatataatatataatatacatctaaaaattatttatgtaGTGAAAAAAAGTGGATATTGAACCCACAACTTTTTTCTTGTAAAATTTCAAAATAACTACtaagttaataatttaaattacttaTATAGTACATTTGttatttaaagaataatattACAAGAATTTGGAATTAGAAGAGTAACAAAACATTTATCTTTATttgtgatattttaattttattaagaactTGATGATCAtgctatttgtaattttatgtttgattttttttagattttattattttaattttaatttaaacttaattttttttattttattaatatgtatgaaatatagaaggattgaattttatattggcttgaaaaaatttgattttcttacaGGTAGGATAGAGTTGAGAACTTTAACGTATAAATAGGATTAGGGTTAAGAAATTTTCAATCCACGAATAAGatagaattgaattttaaaaagattttcaaCCCGCAAAATTAGAGTAGGGTCCAAACTAAACCCTACCATATCCATTTTGCTAGCTCTATCCTTCATTGAACAAGTGCATTATCATTGGCTAATATTCTCTTAGATTTTGCAAATGAAACCGGAGGTGCATGCCTCAACTTAAAAATGAGGTGTATAACATTTTAGAATTGTCCAAACCctcaaacgacgtcgtttaatgTCTTTTTTAACATCAAAACACGTACAACGTCGTTTTAATATATCTAACATTGTAAAACTTGAAACATGTCACTACTGGCATTAAACTCCAGTAACAAAAAATACCCGATAGACTACATTAATGcaatcttttaaatttgaaagaCCAAATTATAACCATTAAAAAATTAGAGACTAAATCAATAGAATTCACCAATTTTAAGAACAGAATGTACATTTACCACAATGAgaaaaatgtgaaaaagaaaagtcACACTATATCACCAACATCTATTCAAATATACACTTTCTCGTCgtgaaaaaaataacaataaaaatagaattttaactACATATTGAATAAAAAGTTGATATTAAATATACATTTTATCTTTATCATTTTCAAAATTGTTAAAACTGTTCCTATATTtgattcaattatattttttatgtttgaaaaaaaatattttttcatttaattttttttaacaatataatCATTTAATCTTTTAACCTATTTGTTAGCTGGAGGAAGATTAGCTGGGGTATAGTGGAGAAAAAAGACTCCCTGTGAGCCAGAGTGCTTCGTTCAAAATACAATTGTGGAGATGACATTCTACCAAAAATTTCTAGGACTAATGACTCTAATCTCTGGAAGCACATTTGTAGTCTGATTAAAACGAAACCATGCAGCTtgcaaaacaaaacaataaacatGAGCACCAAATGAGCTCAGATAAAGAATATTaaagtttataataaaaaataaagttagtCCGATCGTTTAATTCGTTTAATTATTCAATCAATTAGAGTATATTTTAGAGATATTAGTGATTTAATTAGAAAAATGGATATTAACTACTTCTGTTGTTGGTTACTACAATGTTAGTTTCTTGATAGTTACTATCCTATATATAGTATCTCGGCAAAAGATTCAATGATCCAAGAACATTTAGATCATTAAATGATCCCATCACAAAAcatatattttaagttttttaataatggtaaatagtccttatttaattttaattataaattagtcttttatatattatttaattataaaatttatttttttttataaattatttttttatcattcatctatcatgttttgagaattaaaaattaaaacaataataaattagatcttccatttaTGGTAATAAATATTTTGTAATCTTAATCGattataattttatcattgaTCCAATTACATACATATTGGGTTGGAAAAATCGTGTTTGTCAGAAATTCAATCGTTTGGATGcacaaaccaatcgattgaaattcagactttccaaacttcaatcgattggaattGATACACAATCGATTGAAATCATCAAAGCAATCTAAGTTTagttaattcaatcgattgatttcTGTTAcctcaataaattattattttcgaaaatcccatttTTATGCAAAGCAAGTTCGCCGCactataatttttatagagttaGCCTAATCTGACAGACTTCACttcaaattttaagaagaatGGCTAACTCAAGTTTTTAAACTTCACAATAGACGATGACaaccattatcatcgtctccagAGTACATAAGAGTACACAAGAATATTGAgaaaataatagtttatttttaatttataatgagaaaaaattcttgttaaatatgCTTGTGTACTATGTATTATTGTAGACGATGATAATggcttaaaaatttgaatttcgttggttttgaaaaaaattcgACCGAAGTCGAGTGAAGTTCGGCGGGGTTAagcgaactctataaaaattagaGTTCGGAGTTAGGTGAACTCTATAAAATATATAGAGTGCGGCTAACTCgccctaaataaaaaaaattcgtatttgaaaaattaaagttgaaaaatgGGATTTtggaaaatgatattttttaaatgataagtaaaaataattttaatgatattttttccTTCGTATGGCTTAGTATAACCTTTTGATAGTTTGACAAATATATGAAACTAACTTGTCTGGACTGGTAAAATTGGTAAGAAAAAGTTAAATGTAGCATGAAAAGCTAACTTGTCACTCAACATTCCATGGTGTTTTCTTTATTGGCCAAACatataaatttgattttttcttttactcTAAACTAATGAAGGCCAAAATTAAGTCCAAAGAAGTCTACTTGCAAAATACATGAACAGTGGTTAACATATGAAACTAACTTCATATTAGTTTGTATATTGCTTCGAGTTCGGATGCAAAATCGGTGAACTGTGTTACTAAATATAAACATCACCTAAGTGCAGCTTCAAGAAATGAAATTCGATATATGAACAACTATTTTTACAGAGAGCAAAATCCAGGAGTCCATTGATAGACCCGACACTGACCAACTTAAGATGCCAAGATGACAGCTTCACCGCGCGAACCTGCAATGTTAAACCCACAAGATCAGTGCTTATGAACCCAAAAGCAGTGATAACTAAATCAATTAGAGAATTCACTATTTAGTAGGTAGGATAGTTGAGTTGAAGTACAAGCATCATAAATCTGTTGTACTAGCTGTAACATCGCCTCAGCATCTTCAGCTAAGTGTGCAATTCGTTCTGCCTCCTTGACTGCTTCAGCGGCTAAATATGACTTGCTTTCGGCCTCAGCAATTCTGTAGGCTGCAGTTTCAGCAGCTTCCTTTATTGTCTCATTAGATGCCACAAACTCggggggtggtggtggttgttgccgTTGTGGCCACACATTCTTTTTCACAGCAACTGGTGATTTTGGCACAGGTGAATAGTCCTTTTTAATCTTGTAACAGTTTTGTACCTGCATTCGGTGTAAAGAGTTGGCAAATCCACATAGAGAAAAAACAAGTTCTGAAATCATTCAGCCTAGATATGTGAAATTTCTTCTTAGGAGGCATGAGAGCAGTCTCAACATGAGTAATTTAGGTCAATGGCTTAAACAAAGTGCGGAACAAAAATATATTGAGGGAACTATACATCTAACAGTAAAAGCATGAGTTGAAATAATCAAGATGAATAACTATAAAAGTAAAAGGATCACATAGGACAAACCTTTTCAAGTTTCCCTTGACTAACAAGCCTCCTCAACCTGGTGCTCAATGCCCTTCTGAAATTCTGAGGAACCTTGTGTTTTTGCTGCATTTGACATAACACGCGAGAATATTGAAAACAGAACAATATGGACAACGGACAGTCCATATTAAATttcatcccccccccccccccccatcgGACCATATTGAAAACAGAACAATATGGACAACGGACAGTCCATATTAAATttcatcccccccccccccatcTGACCTCAATGAAGTTAACAATGGCATTCAGGTCAGATCCATTAGCATCTTTCAAAGCTGACAGCGCTTCTAAAACCATTGCATTGTACCTGAGAGAGGATAAACAAAGATAAACAAAAGCAACAAACAAttcaaaagtaacaaaatacctTTCTTATTTTGTTGAGGCATACAACAGTTTTAACCACAACTACAATCCAAATGCACATCATTTAATTGCACTAATCCATATAGAATTAGTGACATTAATTCATATACCTCGGACGATTCTTGGCATCTTCGTCATTTTGAGAAGAATCACCCACAGCAACAGAAGGATCAGGTTGATGAATCATAGTGGTGACAATAGTAGCATCTTCCCCGGCAACAACAATAGCATTactagcagcagcagcagcaactggGGCAGCAGCAACAGGAGCCCCAGCCTTGATTTTAGGAACCCTAGATTTTTCCTTGGACCCTTGAGTGCCATTGCTAACACTCAAATTCCGCCATTTATCctgaattacaacaaaagaacaaaattaaaacccCACACTCAAATTTCACCGTTTATCCAGAAAACCTTAGATTAAGATAAGACGCGAATTTGAAAAACGAAATTGAAGAGGCTAATCGGGGGAATTTTGCACCTTGAGGTCGATATTGGAACGTGAAGTGAGAAATGGTGCGAATTGAGGGTCTTTGAGAATGTTCTTCCACTTTCCTGGACCGTGTTTTTCCACGCCAGCGATGAGTGCGTCTTCTTCATCTTGTGTCCACTTTTGCTTCTGATTACccatcttcttcgtcttctttctTGAATTCTTCAGCTCAGTGATTCCAGTTAAGAGCTTCCTCCAAGCTGTGGAGGTAACCAAGACTTTGATATAAGGTCTGTGTTAATAACAATAAGCAGTGATgtaaataatcaaataatcaaataaagaCAAAGAAACAGAAATAATCAAATAAGCATCCTTTTAGCTTAGATCAAGTGAAAGGaaccataaaaaaataactataattgcTCCCACTCTATGCATTGCATATCACTGAATCCCGAACTAACACAAGTTCCTTATGCTTTCTCAATAGTCATCGATTCCGAATACCAATTTTAATAACAATAAACTTAAAATAGAAATCTAAGAACCCAGAAAGGGGGGAAGAGAGAAGAACCTTGAGGAGCGTCAGTCGTCACCGAGAAGCAGGGCAGCACCGTAGGTCGTCAGTCGAACGAGGAGCTGGGAGTGGGAGAGAAGACGAGGTCAGGGGTCAGCGTTGTTGCCTGTACACACCTAGTCCTAATTGTGTAATGTGTATGATGACTGGGCCGGGGCCGGGGCCAGGGCCGGGGCCGGATGACCCGAGATATGGCCCGGTCCCAGTTTTACTCTCTTTTTcagattttatttctttcttcctagTCAATTTCGGGTTACTCGGGTCCAGGTTCGAGTTGGACCGGGCCGTGTGTTTGCCATGTATAATGGAGTTGCCACTAATTTTGTTACCAGAAATTTgaagaaatttattaatttataaaaatatttttgttttgaaaaaacaTTCAATTTGAAAGTTTGGTCAATGGTTAtgagaaaaaaattacaaaaatttaattttattatattttaatagacttattaaaaataaattatgttaattattagaaattaaataatatttatacttttatcttgagacaataaattaaaatgaaataacatttttacaaaattaatgAAGAGTTTAAGGACAAAAGACatcatttatgaaaaaaatatttttaattttattgacgTGGTTACATATTTTCTAAtggaataaaaaattcaaataaacataattttttaaaaataaaatattttttatttttaattacaccTTATGCAACAAAACCAAGGTAAGTGTTTActtttacaatttaaaaaaaaaacgtaaAAATGGTCTAATAACACAATCTACAAGATAAACAAAAAATGTATATAAAGAATTGTGAAAATttatgtataattatttttatataaaattattaaataatttaacatatttaattaaattattatcggaAGTAcacacaaagaaaaagaaagatccAAACGGTAATCAAAAACCAAATACTATATACTGAAGTACACAAAGATAAAGAGCAGCGCATTAGAATTACAATTtgaaatatattatttctaattatattaattatatattaaaatcagttatcaaaattaattattagtataaaatatatattaaaaataaattaaattacatatatacttatatataaataaatagtcACTAATTTTGatacttaattttaatatataaataatatttttatattattttaatgaaattttcagGGAGAAAAAAGGTATTAGTATCTCTATTCATACTGTATTCTCGAATATTAAAAAGAAGcatcaagtaaaagatttttcaataaatatacaAAAGACTGGAGCTTTATTTATTTTCGTATATATTGCAAATTTAGCATATTGTACAAACACACACAACTTTATTTCCAAATCAAACTAAAACATCCAAACACAAAAACAAAGATAATTATACATAATAACTTGATCAAGGAATATATTAAGATTATTCCTTATCTTATTTAAATGCCACACATAATACAACCAAACTAATTAACACCCCCATGCATTTAGATCAAGGTTTTGAAAACTGGACCAGTCATCAAACCACTTTAGTCACTGatttactaatttattagttCAACCGGTCCAACCaatggttcaaccgaaaaaaccgttttagaataaaataataaataaattataaaggaCCAAAGATGAGGGTACTCCAAGAACTCCTATTAGATGCAACAGCATTCAACATTATCACATTCTCACACACACATACAAAGCCTTAAACAACAACCACTTAACTCAAACAACAACCACAGCAAGTGACTTGGAAAGAAAATGTAAACACCGAAACAATCACAAGCATACAGAACATGTGAATATTATTATagcaaacataataataaaatagctcTTCTAATGCGTCTCCGAAAATTCCCAAATCAAGAAAACTACATAATCAGATCCACTTGATTCAGAAAGCTAcgtatattagaaaaattaagaatcaactaaaagaaaaagaaaaggaaggccTGGTTGATTCGATTCAATTGCCTGAGATGAAGAATCAAACAGGGCTGAGAAGCTGAGAGTTTAAATGTAGTGCAAATTTTAACAAAGTTCaccacaatgattaacaacaaaaAGCACTGAAGGAACACTCAGTAATATAAGCAGTGCAAATTTTAACAAagctcatcacaatgattaacaacaacaaaaagtaCTGAAAGAACAGTGAATCAGTAACATGGgcagtgcaaatttaaaatttaaaagttattaatttaaaatttatcatcaaatacaatCAGTGAGCAAAGATAATCAATCAAGCACTGACTGAGCATTCTGTTCTGATTCTGTGACtgggaagcaacaaattcaaattacagcaacaaatttaacaaatcctAGTAAAGTCCCGATTTACAGCAAAAAGGCAAATTTATTGATTACCAATTCAGCAACATGCAGAAATACAGGGAGAAGGGAAATCTGGAAAAGAGAGAACACTAAACcaaaacattaaccaataatcacaaaacactaaaccttcacccagcaaaaccagcaactacaaacaaagccatcagtaaatttgaacaaaaaaattaagagcCATCAGCAACTAACAGAGCCATCGAGCCATCAGTAACAGAGCAAAGAATTGAAAGCAACAGACTGACAGAGCCATCGAGCCATcagtaaatttgaaaaaaaaaaaattacagccATCAGCAACCAGCAAATACAAGACAGATCCATCAGCAGCAGACAATTACAATTTACAAAACATTCCAAGAAAAACGGAACACAAATTAAACAACAATCTCAGAACTTCAAACGAAGAAGAAGACCATACAATCAGAATTCAGATATTTTCATAATATTGTTAATCAGAacttcaaaattattaattaacaatatTCAACCATTATTCAACCTATT includes:
- the LOC112710196 gene encoding telomere repeat-binding factor 4, yielding MGNQKQKWTQDEEDALIAGVEKHGPGKWKNILKDPQFAPFLTSRSNIDLKDKWRNLSVSNGTQGSKEKSRVPKIKAGAPVAAAPVAAAAASNAIVVAGEDATIVTTMIHQPDPSVAVGDSSQNDEDAKNRPRYNAMVLEALSALKDANGSDLNAIVNFIEQKHKVPQNFRRALSTRLRRLVSQGKLEKVQNCYKIKKDYSPVPKSPVAVKKNVWPQRQQPPPPPEFVASNETIKEAAETAAYRIAEAESKSYLAAEAVKEAERIAHLAEDAEAMLQLVQQIYDACSRGEAVILAS